Proteins co-encoded in one Desulfitobacterium hafniense DCB-2 genomic window:
- a CDS encoding pyridoxal phosphate-dependent aminotransferase has product MISRTMQQQVNSSSIIRAMFEEGKRLSALYGADNVYDFSLGNPNVEPPAEVKQAIMDILNEENSTTVHGYMNNSGFEDVRGAIAASLNQRFATGFAADNILMTVGAAGGLNVIFKTLLNPEDEVLTFAPFFGEYRNYVQNYQGQLIVVSPNTKDFQPNLEELKEKISPRTKAVLINSPNNPTGVVYSAETIAALVDILRAKQEEYGTVIYLIGDEPYRELAYDQVEVPYLTKYYENTIVGYSYSKSLSLPGERIGYLVIPREAADYENLIAAANIANRILGFVNAPSLFQRVIAKCLDAQVNLDSYNRNRELLYNALVSYGYQCIKPEGAFYLFIKTPLENDLEFCTLAKSKNILIVPGTSFACPGYARIAYCVAYETIERALPGFEALINEVSWASA; this is encoded by the coding sequence ATGATTTCCAGGACCATGCAACAGCAGGTTAACAGTTCCTCGATTATTCGGGCGATGTTTGAAGAAGGAAAACGCTTGTCAGCTCTATACGGAGCTGACAATGTCTATGATTTTAGTTTGGGCAATCCTAATGTGGAGCCGCCTGCTGAAGTAAAGCAAGCCATTATGGACATTTTAAATGAAGAGAATTCCACAACCGTTCACGGCTATATGAATAATTCCGGCTTTGAAGATGTGCGGGGAGCCATCGCCGCTTCCCTTAACCAACGATTCGCCACAGGGTTTGCAGCTGATAATATTCTCATGACGGTAGGCGCAGCCGGAGGCTTAAATGTTATCTTCAAAACCCTGCTCAACCCGGAGGATGAGGTGCTTACCTTTGCTCCTTTTTTTGGCGAGTACCGCAACTATGTTCAAAACTATCAGGGCCAGCTGATCGTGGTTTCGCCCAATACCAAGGATTTCCAACCTAATCTGGAGGAGCTTAAGGAGAAGATTAGTCCAAGGACCAAAGCTGTTCTGATTAATTCTCCCAACAACCCCACGGGTGTGGTTTATTCAGCGGAAACCATAGCTGCTTTGGTGGATATTCTCCGAGCAAAGCAGGAGGAGTATGGCACAGTGATCTATCTGATCGGAGATGAGCCCTATCGGGAGCTGGCCTATGATCAGGTGGAAGTGCCCTATCTGACCAAGTATTATGAGAACACCATCGTCGGCTATTCCTACAGCAAATCCCTCTCCTTACCGGGAGAGAGAATCGGTTATCTGGTGATTCCGCGGGAGGCTGCGGATTATGAGAATTTGATCGCCGCCGCCAATATAGCCAATCGCATTCTCGGGTTTGTCAATGCTCCTTCCCTTTTCCAGAGGGTTATCGCCAAATGCCTTGATGCCCAGGTTAACCTTGACAGCTACAACCGGAACCGGGAGCTGCTCTATAATGCCCTGGTATCCTACGGCTATCAGTGCATTAAACCCGAGGGGGCCTTTTACTTATTCATTAAAACTCCCCTAGAGAATGATCTTGAGTTTTGCACCCTGGCCAAGAGTAAAAATATTCTCATCGTTCCGGGCACTTCCTTTGCCTGCCCGGGATATGCCCGGATTGCTTATTGTGTGGCTTATGAAACCATTGAGAGGGCTCTGCCGGGATTCGAAGCGTTGATTAATGAAGTGAGCTGGGCCTCAGCATAG
- a CDS encoding glycine betaine ABC transporter substrate-binding protein — MKIQKSWPKALFWALTALLAIGLTGCGAAPGSPSGNKKTNGSDKTVNIGYVNWAEAVAVSNLWKVILEEQGYKVKMTSLDAAPLFVGLSAGNLDIFMDSWLPTTHQIFWDKYKNKLDDYGVWYTAEAKIGLVVPEYAEISSIEELNAHKDRLSGRITGIDPGAGIMKATETAIDSYNLDFNLIQSSEAAMLAALDKAYRNQEWIAVTGWSPHWKFAKYDLKYLEDPKGSYGQSEQIHTLANKEFTQAHPEVAAMLKKFELNDQQIGTLEGYINEGMKPEEAAQKWMAENRDLVDSWLK, encoded by the coding sequence ATGAAAATACAAAAATCTTGGCCCAAAGCCCTCTTCTGGGCGCTGACAGCTCTGCTCGCCATTGGGCTGACCGGCTGTGGAGCAGCCCCCGGCAGCCCATCCGGCAATAAAAAGACCAACGGCAGCGACAAAACGGTCAATATCGGCTATGTTAACTGGGCGGAAGCCGTAGCCGTCAGCAACCTCTGGAAAGTTATCCTGGAAGAACAAGGTTATAAAGTAAAGATGACAAGCCTTGATGCCGCTCCCCTCTTTGTGGGACTCTCCGCAGGAAATTTAGATATCTTCATGGACAGCTGGCTCCCCACTACTCATCAAATTTTCTGGGATAAATATAAAAACAAGCTGGATGATTATGGCGTGTGGTATACTGCTGAAGCAAAAATCGGCCTTGTGGTTCCTGAGTATGCGGAGATCAGCTCCATCGAAGAATTGAACGCCCACAAAGACAGGCTCAGCGGCAGAATTACGGGGATTGATCCCGGTGCCGGAATTATGAAAGCTACTGAAACTGCTATTGACAGCTATAACCTGGATTTTAACCTGATTCAAAGTTCTGAAGCCGCTATGCTGGCCGCTTTAGACAAAGCCTATCGCAACCAGGAATGGATTGCCGTTACCGGTTGGAGCCCCCATTGGAAATTCGCCAAATACGATTTAAAATACCTTGAAGATCCAAAGGGCAGCTATGGCCAGTCTGAACAGATTCACACTTTGGCCAACAAGGAGTTTACCCAAGCTCATCCCGAAGTCGCGGCAATGCTCAAGAAATTTGAGCTCAATGATCAACAGATCGGTACCTTGGAGGGTTATATTAACGAGGGTATGAAACCTGAAGAAGCGGCCCAAAAATGGATGGCTGAGAATCGGGACTTAGTGGACAGCTGGCTCAAATAG
- a CDS encoding quaternary amine ABC transporter ATP-binding protein codes for MSVKIEVNNLIKVFNPQPQKALDLLAKGLSKEQILSETGLTVGVNNVSFTVNEGEIFVIMGLSGSGKSTILRCLNRLIEPSAGAILIDGVDITQLKPQELRQTRQKKLGMVFQQFALLPHRTVLQNTVFGLEIQGADRAAREQKARDCLAMVGLAGWENSYPDELSGGMKQRVGLARALANDPDILLMDEAFSALDPLIREEMQDELLNLQQKMNKTIVFITHDLNEALKIGDQIAFVRDGSLVQVGTAEEIVGSPADDYVAKFARGVDLSRILTLKDIMKRPQPVVQLKDGPNVALKVMKEHGLSSVFVVDRSKRLHGLINADLAIEARQKGVHSLQEVELIEVLALQGNVLVQDILPVIANTKVPLAVVDEEEHLIGIIVRGVVLAALAEAGSSAGKTGGET; via the coding sequence ATGAGTGTAAAAATTGAAGTCAATAACCTCATCAAAGTTTTTAACCCTCAACCACAAAAAGCCTTGGATCTTTTGGCCAAAGGCTTGAGCAAGGAGCAGATTCTAAGCGAGACCGGCCTCACCGTCGGTGTAAATAATGTCAGCTTTACCGTCAACGAAGGAGAAATATTCGTGATCATGGGCCTTTCCGGCAGCGGTAAGTCCACCATTCTCCGCTGTCTCAACCGTTTAATCGAACCCAGCGCCGGAGCTATCCTTATTGATGGAGTGGATATTACTCAACTAAAACCCCAAGAGCTGAGGCAAACAAGACAGAAAAAGCTGGGCATGGTCTTCCAGCAATTTGCCCTCCTTCCCCATCGCACAGTTCTGCAAAACACTGTCTTCGGTCTGGAAATTCAAGGGGCCGACAGGGCCGCTCGTGAGCAAAAGGCCCGGGATTGTCTGGCGATGGTCGGCTTGGCAGGTTGGGAAAACTCCTATCCTGATGAATTGAGCGGCGGCATGAAGCAACGGGTCGGATTGGCCCGGGCTTTAGCCAATGATCCGGATATTTTGCTCATGGACGAAGCTTTCAGCGCTTTGGATCCCTTGATTCGGGAAGAAATGCAGGATGAGCTGCTTAATCTTCAGCAAAAGATGAATAAGACCATCGTCTTTATTACCCATGACCTGAACGAAGCTCTGAAAATCGGCGACCAAATCGCCTTTGTCCGCGACGGTTCTCTGGTCCAAGTGGGTACAGCTGAAGAAATCGTCGGCAGCCCTGCTGATGATTATGTGGCCAAATTCGCCCGTGGTGTGGATCTCAGCCGGATTCTCACCTTAAAGGATATTATGAAGCGCCCTCAGCCTGTAGTACAGCTTAAAGACGGCCCTAATGTTGCCCTTAAGGTTATGAAAGAGCATGGCCTGTCCAGCGTTTTTGTCGTGGACAGAAGCAAGCGTTTGCATGGACTTATCAATGCGGACTTGGCCATTGAAGCCCGTCAGAAAGGTGTCCACAGCCTTCAGGAAGTCGAGCTGATTGAAGTTCTGGCTCTGCAGGGCAATGTCCTCGTTCAGGATATTCTTCCGGTCATCGCCAATACAAAGGTTCCACTGGCTGTGGTCGATGAAGAAGAGCATTTGATCGGAATCATTGTTCGCGGTGTCGTGCTTGCCGCCTTAGCAGAAGCGGGAAGTTCGGCAGGAAAAACAGGAGGTGAAACCTGA
- a CDS encoding ABC transporter permease: protein MTKIPLGEWVNQGVDTLLFYFGSAFDAFTDSVTSMTDAMREGLDVVPWFILVLLFAALAWRAKGWRLALGTTVGLCLIYNLELWPAFLDTLILVLLASLVSLVIGIPLGILGARHNGFHRVLSPILDFMQTMPSFVYLIPALMFFSLGTVSAIFATVIFAMPPVIRLTALGIRQVPADLVEVGEAFGSNSRQMLWKIQLPLALPTIMAGINQTMMLSLSMVVISAMIGAQGLGAGVLAGISGMDIGKGFEYGLAVVILAMILDRLSQGALRNSRVAKKI from the coding sequence ATGACGAAAATTCCTTTGGGGGAGTGGGTTAATCAGGGTGTCGATACCCTGCTCTTCTATTTTGGAAGTGCCTTCGATGCCTTTACCGATTCGGTAACCTCAATGACCGATGCAATGAGGGAGGGGCTTGACGTCGTCCCCTGGTTTATCCTCGTCCTTCTCTTCGCAGCGTTGGCATGGCGGGCCAAAGGCTGGCGCCTGGCTCTGGGCACCACCGTAGGCCTCTGTCTGATCTATAATTTAGAGTTATGGCCGGCTTTTCTCGATACTCTCATCCTGGTCCTGCTCGCCTCCCTTGTCTCCTTAGTGATCGGAATTCCCTTAGGGATACTGGGAGCACGGCATAATGGTTTTCATAGAGTCCTTTCCCCTATTCTGGATTTCATGCAAACCATGCCTTCCTTCGTTTACCTCATTCCTGCTTTGATGTTCTTCAGCTTAGGAACGGTATCGGCGATTTTTGCCACCGTTATCTTTGCCATGCCGCCTGTCATTCGCTTAACGGCTCTGGGAATTCGTCAGGTTCCCGCCGATCTGGTGGAAGTGGGAGAGGCCTTTGGCTCCAATTCCCGGCAAATGCTGTGGAAGATTCAATTACCCCTAGCTTTGCCGACCATCATGGCCGGAATCAATCAAACCATGATGCTCTCCTTATCCATGGTGGTTATCTCCGCCATGATCGGAGCTCAGGGCCTGGGAGCCGGGGTACTGGCAGGGATTTCCGGGATGGATATCGGCAAAGGGTTCGAATATGGCTTAGCGGTGGTTATCCTGGCCATGATCCTTGACCGTCTCAGCCAGGGAGCCTTACGAAACTCCCGGGTAGCTAAAAAGATCTAG
- a CDS encoding carbohydrate-binding domain-containing protein — MKKIRSKGYTLVSLFLVLTLGLTGCGKAGSQQEMSDASVAISSPVTSSAEFDLSFSARDLDVGFDEGTATQITLSDSGIEVVGSGAEAEGETVSITQEGTYVLSGSLPDGQIIVDAPDTDKIQLVLRGVSIHNEDHAALYIKEADKVFITLATDSQNTLSDGTEYVQRDEVNVDGAIYSKADLTINGGGSLNVIGNYKHGIVSKDDLVITGGKLSVTAQGQGLHGKDCVKIKDGIFALKTQGDAVQSDNTEDETRGFVYIAGGTFAIETQGDAFQAETLLQADGGTFKIMTGGGSENASTDSQGNEQAGWGMWGGPPGNPENVNGAPPETATEAATVEDTPSAKGFKAGKEMILNEGSFDIDSSDDALHSNGKLVITGGTYAVSSGDDGLHADGDLTITGGILLVAKSYEGIEGNTITITGGIIEVTARDDGLNVAGGNDGSAFGRPGQNSFTQVSTDHYLRISGGEIKVDAAGDGLDSNGNLFVEGGTITVSGPINNGNAALDYDGTATISGGVLMVTGSSGMAQGFSEESGQYSLLHNLSTSVAAGSEVTLTDVNDKVILKWTANKEFTSVHLSSPDLVQGGTYTLTAGPLEETVTLSSVATSNGGGMGSGMDGMGGGGKGGNFGDMKGQPPQPGAKPDRPN, encoded by the coding sequence ATGAAGAAAATAAGGTCAAAGGGATACACATTAGTCTCCCTTTTCCTGGTCTTGACCTTAGGGCTCACAGGCTGCGGCAAGGCCGGAAGCCAACAGGAAATGAGTGATGCCTCTGTGGCCATCTCCTCCCCGGTAACTTCGTCAGCGGAATTTGACCTTAGTTTTTCGGCTCGTGATTTGGACGTAGGTTTTGACGAGGGGACGGCCACCCAAATTACTTTAAGCGATAGCGGCATTGAGGTGGTGGGTTCAGGTGCCGAGGCCGAGGGGGAGACGGTGAGCATTACACAGGAGGGGACGTATGTTTTATCCGGATCCTTGCCTGATGGGCAAATCATCGTCGATGCACCGGACACGGATAAGATTCAGCTGGTCCTGAGGGGAGTGAGTATCCATAACGAGGATCATGCGGCTTTGTATATTAAGGAAGCGGACAAAGTGTTCATAACCCTGGCCACAGACAGCCAAAATACCCTGAGCGATGGCACGGAGTATGTGCAAAGGGATGAGGTCAATGTGGATGGGGCGATTTACAGCAAGGCTGATCTCACCATTAATGGAGGCGGTTCCCTCAATGTCATCGGTAATTATAAACATGGGATTGTTTCCAAGGATGATCTGGTCATCACCGGCGGCAAGCTCTCCGTGACCGCTCAAGGCCAGGGATTGCATGGCAAGGATTGTGTCAAAATCAAAGATGGCATCTTTGCCTTGAAGACTCAGGGAGATGCTGTTCAATCAGATAACACCGAGGATGAGACCAGAGGGTTTGTCTATATTGCCGGCGGCACCTTTGCCATCGAGACCCAAGGGGATGCCTTCCAGGCCGAAACCCTTCTCCAGGCCGACGGCGGTACGTTCAAGATCATGACCGGGGGGGGCAGTGAAAACGCCAGCACGGATTCCCAGGGCAATGAACAGGCCGGCTGGGGCATGTGGGGCGGGCCTCCGGGAAATCCTGAGAACGTCAATGGCGCCCCGCCTGAAACAGCAACTGAAGCTGCAACGGTCGAGGACACTCCCAGCGCCAAAGGATTTAAAGCCGGTAAAGAGATGATTCTTAATGAAGGAAGTTTTGATATCGATTCTTCCGACGATGCCCTGCACAGCAATGGCAAGCTGGTCATTACCGGAGGCACTTACGCTGTCAGTTCCGGAGATGATGGGCTTCATGCCGATGGTGATTTGACCATCACCGGGGGAATTCTCCTGGTGGCTAAAAGCTATGAGGGCATAGAAGGAAATACCATAACCATCACAGGCGGGATCATAGAAGTCACAGCCCGTGACGACGGCCTGAACGTAGCCGGGGGCAACGACGGCTCAGCTTTTGGCCGGCCCGGGCAGAACAGCTTCACTCAGGTAAGCACAGATCACTATTTGCGGATCAGCGGCGGTGAGATTAAAGTCGATGCCGCCGGGGACGGCCTGGATTCCAACGGCAACCTGTTCGTCGAGGGGGGAACGATTACCGTAAGCGGTCCTATCAATAATGGCAACGCTGCCCTGGATTATGACGGAACGGCCACGATTAGCGGCGGAGTCCTGATGGTCACGGGGAGCAGCGGGATGGCTCAAGGGTTTTCTGAAGAGTCCGGCCAATATTCCTTGCTTCATAATCTTTCAACCTCTGTGGCGGCAGGAAGTGAGGTAACCTTAACCGATGTCAATGATAAGGTCATCCTGAAGTGGACGGCAAATAAGGAATTTACCTCAGTTCACCTCAGCTCTCCGGATCTGGTCCAAGGGGGGACCTATACTTTAACTGCCGGCCCCCTTGAAGAAACGGTGACTCTATCTTCAGTGGCCACCTCTAATGGCGGGGGCATGGGCAGCGGCATGGACGGCATGGGAGGCGGCGGCAAAGGTGGCAACTTTGGCGATATGAAGGGCCAGCCTCCCCAACCGGGTGCAAAACCGGACCGTCCCAATTGA
- a CDS encoding ferritin-like domain-containing protein, with protein MNALEFAIKMELDGERYYREQAVINQANSLRAIFLMLADDEKMHAQILEKKTKNLNYTLEPNETLATAKNVFSDKDRIKNEIKEIPSQIDVYRAALDNEKESILLYQKCSSEAADGETKALFDYLILQEKEHYAILEQLTALLSRSEEWVEDAEFGLREDY; from the coding sequence CTTTAGAATTTGCGATTAAAATGGAACTGGATGGAGAACGCTATTACCGGGAGCAAGCAGTGATCAATCAAGCCAACAGCTTGAGGGCGATTTTCTTAATGCTGGCCGATGATGAAAAAATGCATGCTCAGATCTTAGAGAAGAAGACCAAGAACCTGAACTATACCCTGGAACCGAATGAGACCCTGGCCACGGCCAAAAACGTTTTCAGTGATAAAGACAGGATTAAAAACGAGATTAAGGAAATTCCCAGTCAGATCGATGTCTATCGGGCCGCCCTGGACAATGAAAAAGAAAGCATCCTTCTCTATCAAAAATGCTCTTCTGAAGCAGCGGATGGGGAGACCAAAGCTTTGTTTGACTATCTGATTCTCCAGGAAAAGGAGCACTATGCCATTCTGGAACAATTAACCGCTTTGCTCAGCCGCTCGGAGGAGTGGGTGGAAGATGCCGAGTTTGGCCTCCGGGAAGACTATTAA
- a CDS encoding polyphosphate polymerase domain-containing protein codes for MSTYQSVFKRYEKKYMLNEEQYRHLLKRAAGKVKEDKFKQSRINTIYFDTPDYHLISASLEKPLYKEKLRLRSYGTPHGHDQVFVELKKKFQGVVYKRRTVMSLEEAVEYLYHRKPARNASQITQEIDWFLKFYGEIGPAMYISYERLALSGIEDPGLRITFDQDILWRQDELDLSMAPWGRSLLAPGQRLMEIKIAGAMPLWLAHILDELAIYPSSFSKYGKAYLTSSAGQILNKGGKIIA; via the coding sequence ATGAGCACCTATCAATCTGTTTTTAAACGCTATGAAAAGAAATATATGCTGAATGAAGAACAGTATCGGCACCTGCTCAAAAGAGCGGCAGGAAAAGTAAAAGAGGATAAGTTCAAGCAAAGCAGGATTAACACGATCTATTTCGATACCCCGGATTATCACTTGATTTCCGCGTCCCTGGAAAAACCGCTCTATAAAGAAAAATTAAGACTAAGAAGTTATGGTACTCCCCATGGTCATGATCAGGTTTTTGTAGAGCTTAAGAAAAAGTTCCAGGGTGTGGTCTATAAGCGACGAACAGTAATGTCTCTGGAAGAGGCGGTGGAGTATCTCTACCATAGAAAACCGGCCCGCAACGCCAGTCAGATCACGCAAGAAATCGACTGGTTCCTCAAGTTCTATGGAGAGATTGGTCCCGCCATGTATATCTCCTATGAGCGCCTGGCTCTTTCCGGTATTGAGGATCCCGGACTAAGAATTACCTTCGATCAAGATATTCTCTGGCGTCAGGATGAGCTTGATTTAAGCATGGCACCTTGGGGGCGCTCGTTGCTGGCTCCGGGACAGCGGCTTATGGAGATCAAAATTGCCGGCGCCATGCCCTTGTGGCTTGCACACATTTTGGACGAACTGGCAATCTACCCGAGCTCCTTCTCCAAATACGGCAAGGCTTATCTGACTTCCTCAGCAGGTCAAATATTAAATAAAGGGGGAAAAATCATTGCTTGA
- a CDS encoding DUF4956 domain-containing protein yields MLDSIFQSILNIEAAGTAFPWQSFLLCTGVSLLLGIIIACFYMYRNAYSYSKSFVATLATLPAIVQLVIMLVNGNLGAGLAVMGAFSLVRFRSIPGSAKEISSIFLAMAIGLATGMGFLGIAVMFTLILGLTNLLLDWVGFGEQKNAEKTLRITIPEGLDYSGVFDDLFERYLSKWDLVQVKTTNMGSLFKLDYRILLKDMNKERELINELRCRNGNLEILCGRVSVRKEEL; encoded by the coding sequence TTGCTTGACAGTATTTTTCAAAGTATATTGAATATAGAGGCTGCCGGAACGGCTTTTCCCTGGCAATCTTTTTTGCTTTGCACAGGGGTCTCCCTCTTACTGGGGATTATTATTGCTTGTTTCTATATGTATCGCAACGCTTATTCTTATAGCAAAAGTTTCGTAGCTACTTTAGCCACCTTGCCGGCAATCGTTCAGCTGGTGATCATGCTGGTCAACGGCAACCTGGGAGCCGGTCTTGCCGTTATGGGGGCGTTCAGCCTGGTCCGTTTCCGTTCCATTCCCGGTTCTGCTAAGGAAATCAGCAGTATTTTCCTGGCTATGGCCATCGGTTTGGCCACAGGTATGGGATTCTTGGGCATTGCCGTTATGTTTACACTGATCCTTGGCTTGACCAATCTTTTGCTGGATTGGGTGGGGTTCGGCGAACAGAAAAATGCTGAGAAAACCTTGCGGATTACGATTCCTGAAGGGTTGGATTACTCTGGAGTTTTTGATGATCTTTTTGAGCGGTATCTGAGCAAATGGGATTTAGTCCAGGTTAAAACCACTAATATGGGAAGTCTCTTTAAATTGGATTACCGAATCCTGTTGAAAGATATGAACAAAGAACGAGAACTGATTAACGAACTTCGCTGCCGCAACGGCAATCTGGAGATACTCTGCGGCAGGGTCAGCGTGCGTAAGGAGGAACTATAA
- a CDS encoding cell wall-binding repeat-containing protein, with protein sequence MMNDCQLRPMSLKTCVTMLFLAVAIALLAPSVTLASAGPTIQYFGGSDWEVFNGVDNTHDGGYVVVGHSSSNNGDMAGLNKRYSDAVIVKFSANAEVQWVKTFGGRSVDSFQSVKQTKDGGYIAVGSSSSTDMDMKNSRKKVREEGQDTSNNDAIIVKFNSLGEVEWFRDFGGSLGDSFNGVVETPEGDFIVVGESESKDGDLSGLAQGNSDAIYARYQRDGKFMGAYSYGGSLSDGFNDLVLLADGSAVAVGYSGSNDKDMKDTGPCLLKGIVVKIHKNMSISWATSVDLTDPSYQRLVHSAGNGLQDIKVTHDQGFIVVGKGIYLERKADGSSNMNEDGRIYKFDALGREEWHDTYTNQAYTRFFGVAQDQAGAYTVVGDSYMPGAKKIIALRYDSHGVRLWDKEDEGSRNRYLLSLVPKGDQFVAVGSKYIQGKSEEGLLYIGRFEEEGSKLVMAPNTGSHPAETTTQLEVGETERLAGNDRYETAIAISKKGWEKAEHLVLVNGNNFPDALVGSSFAYLQNAPILITPADRLDDRVSAEIKRLGAKTITILGNSASVSPTIENQLKERYKVTRISGAEVLDTAVKIGEEIRKVKPFDTVIIATQSNFPDALAIAPYSAKETIPILFTEKDRLRPDTKKALAGWGIKNAIIIGGTGVVSLDVDLELDALGLTVTRLGGEDRYDTALEIARHFGAGSPYSAIAVATGENYPDALTGAVLSAKNNTPLILVTGDRAKSTVLDYLNPLSLKKATIFGGAGVVADEIFKH encoded by the coding sequence ATGATGAACGATTGTCAACTGAGGCCTATGAGTCTGAAAACCTGTGTGACCATGCTCTTTTTAGCAGTAGCTATCGCATTGTTGGCTCCTTCGGTTACTTTGGCGTCAGCCGGCCCGACGATTCAATACTTCGGGGGATCGGACTGGGAAGTATTCAATGGGGTGGATAACACTCATGACGGAGGTTATGTGGTAGTAGGCCATAGCAGCTCTAACAATGGAGATATGGCGGGATTGAACAAAAGGTATTCTGATGCGGTGATTGTGAAGTTTTCAGCCAATGCTGAGGTTCAGTGGGTTAAAACTTTCGGCGGCCGCTCCGTTGATAGTTTTCAAAGTGTGAAACAAACCAAGGATGGCGGATACATAGCGGTCGGCTCAAGCTCTTCCACAGATATGGATATGAAGAATTCCCGCAAAAAGGTTCGGGAAGAGGGACAGGATACTTCTAATAATGACGCCATTATTGTCAAGTTTAACTCCTTGGGGGAGGTGGAATGGTTCAGGGATTTTGGCGGCAGCCTGGGTGACAGCTTTAATGGGGTGGTGGAAACTCCGGAAGGGGATTTCATTGTCGTAGGAGAGTCTGAATCAAAGGATGGGGATCTTTCCGGTCTTGCTCAGGGAAATAGTGATGCTATCTATGCCCGTTATCAACGTGACGGAAAATTTATGGGAGCTTACAGTTATGGCGGCTCCCTCAGCGACGGCTTCAATGATCTGGTTCTGCTCGCCGATGGCAGTGCGGTGGCTGTGGGCTACAGCGGCAGCAACGACAAGGATATGAAGGACACAGGACCCTGTCTGCTTAAAGGGATCGTGGTTAAGATCCATAAGAATATGAGTATATCCTGGGCGACTTCCGTGGATTTAACCGATCCCAGCTATCAGCGCTTGGTGCATTCTGCCGGCAATGGGCTCCAGGATATCAAGGTCACCCATGATCAAGGCTTCATCGTCGTGGGCAAAGGGATATATCTTGAGCGAAAAGCTGATGGCAGCAGCAATATGAATGAAGATGGCAGGATTTACAAATTTGATGCCCTGGGCCGGGAAGAATGGCATGACACCTATACAAACCAAGCCTATACCCGTTTCTTCGGTGTGGCCCAGGATCAGGCCGGCGCTTACACGGTGGTGGGGGACAGCTATATGCCGGGAGCGAAAAAGATCATTGCTCTGCGCTATGACTCTCATGGGGTACGGCTTTGGGATAAAGAAGATGAAGGAAGCCGCAATCGTTATTTATTGAGCCTTGTGCCCAAAGGAGATCAATTCGTGGCCGTAGGGTCCAAGTATATCCAAGGCAAAAGTGAAGAGGGCCTTTTATATATTGGCCGTTTTGAAGAAGAGGGCAGCAAGCTGGTGATGGCCCCCAACACAGGGAGCCATCCTGCCGAGACAACGACACAGCTGGAAGTCGGTGAGACAGAGCGACTTGCGGGCAATGACCGTTATGAAACGGCTATTGCCATCAGCAAGAAAGGATGGGAAAAAGCAGAGCATCTTGTTCTGGTCAACGGTAATAATTTCCCTGATGCACTGGTCGGTTCAAGCTTTGCCTACCTCCAGAATGCCCCTATCCTCATAACCCCTGCCGACAGGCTGGATGATCGGGTAAGTGCGGAAATTAAGCGCTTGGGCGCTAAAACAATTACTATCCTGGGGAATAGTGCTTCAGTCTCGCCAACGATTGAGAATCAGTTAAAAGAAAGATATAAAGTGACCCGGATCAGTGGTGCGGAAGTGCTGGACACTGCAGTTAAGATTGGGGAGGAGATCCGAAAGGTTAAACCCTTTGACACGGTTATTATCGCTACTCAGAGCAATTTCCCCGATGCTTTGGCCATTGCTCCTTATTCGGCGAAGGAAACGATCCCGATTCTGTTCACGGAAAAAGACAGGCTAAGGCCGGATACTAAGAAAGCTTTGGCAGGGTGGGGGATTAAGAACGCTATAATTATAGGCGGCACCGGTGTGGTTTCCCTTGATGTGGATCTTGAACTGGATGCTCTCGGCCTGACGGTTACCCGGCTGGGAGGAGAAGACCGCTATGACACTGCTTTGGAGATAGCCAGACATTTTGGAGCGGGGAGCCCTTATTCCGCCATTGCAGTGGCTACCGGAGAAAATTACCCCGATGCCCTGACCGGGGCTGTTCTCTCGGCCAAGAACAACACGCCGCTTATTTTGGTAACGGGAGACCGCGCCAAGAGCACAGTTCTGGACTATTTAAATCCCCTTTCGCTTAAAAAAGCGACCATTTTTGGGGGAGCCGGGGTAGTTGCAGATGAAATTTTTAAACACTAA